One window of the bacterium genome contains the following:
- a CDS encoding V-type ATPase subunit has protein sequence MSLNVPLVVTPDSRYSYATGVVRGKWEKRLKRPEFARLIEAQPEELGKTIAELGFQGAETDIELALSEEWFKTIALVESLIDDAKLASLARIYTDFTNLAIAIKAEAFNFDYKPYHLPGGLLSSEEMAELVADERLAQNQAEEEILLAIKEARDVYEKTDLQLTINAAVDSHFATIFKKLLFGSAREFLIELARRWLDCKNFSAYLRLRAANFDIDLFKQFFVEGGHLIREDYMRFEEGEIDAIPSRLVFSIYGKPFADAVADSIKNENFSKLSAFFNKLLEEFLRNSIYVPFGVEVIIAYAFLKHSEIRAVRAIARMKSAKLGKDIIAERIRYGDI, from the coding sequence TACTCATATGCAACCGGCGTTGTTCGCGGTAAATGGGAAAAACGCCTCAAGCGTCCCGAATTCGCACGGCTTATCGAGGCTCAACCCGAGGAGCTAGGTAAAACAATTGCCGAACTCGGTTTTCAGGGGGCTGAAACTGATATAGAATTAGCTCTTTCTGAAGAATGGTTCAAGACTATCGCCCTCGTCGAGTCCCTGATCGATGATGCAAAATTGGCTTCACTGGCTAGAATATATACCGATTTTACAAATTTGGCGATTGCAATCAAAGCTGAGGCATTCAATTTCGATTATAAGCCTTATCATCTCCCTGGAGGACTTCTATCCTCCGAAGAAATGGCCGAACTTGTCGCCGATGAACGTTTAGCTCAAAATCAAGCCGAAGAAGAGATTTTACTGGCTATAAAAGAGGCTCGAGATGTCTATGAAAAAACAGACCTTCAGCTTACAATCAACGCCGCAGTCGATTCTCATTTCGCTACGATATTTAAAAAACTCCTTTTTGGCTCTGCTAGAGAATTCCTCATCGAATTAGCGCGTCGCTGGTTAGATTGTAAAAATTTCTCTGCATACCTTCGTTTGAGAGCAGCTAATTTCGATATTGATCTATTCAAACAGTTTTTCGTCGAAGGCGGGCATTTAATAAGAGAAGATTACATGCGATTCGAAGAGGGCGAAATCGATGCAATCCCATCGAGATTGGTGTTCTCAATATATGGCAAGCCCTTCGCCGATGCCGTAGCCGACTCTATTAAAAATGAAAATTTCTCCAAACTCTCGGCGTTTTTCAATAAGCTCCTCGAGGAATTTCTCAGGAACAGTATTTATGTGCCCTTCGGTGTAGAGGTTATTATCGCATATGCCTTCCTGAAACACAGTGAAATACGCGCCGTTAGAGCCATCGCACGCATGAAGTCAGCTAAACTCGGCAAAGACATCATCGCCGAAAGGATTCGCTATGGCGACATATAA
- a CDS encoding V-type ATP synthase subunit F (produces ATP from ADP in the presence of a proton gradient across the membrane; the F subunit is part of the catalytic core of the ATP synthase complex) — translation MATYKTAIIGDIATTLPFKAMGLDTIIDDGQVDLTEAFNKLVNTREYGAIFITEESAEKITESIEKVRYEPLPSVILIPTVRGSLGKGKNAVRETMKRAAGRDIMGDG, via the coding sequence ATGGCGACATATAAAACTGCTATTATCGGCGATATCGCGACTACGCTTCCATTTAAAGCAATGGGCCTCGATACAATAATCGACGACGGTCAAGTCGATTTGACTGAGGCATTCAATAAACTTGTAAATACTAGAGAATACGGCGCAATATTCATCACCGAGGAGTCCGCAGAGAAAATAACAGAGAGTATCGAAAAGGTGCGCTATGAACCACTGCCGTCTGTGATTCTTATCCCAACTGTGCGTGGCTCGCTAGGCAAAGGCAAAAACGCGGTGCGCGAAACTATGAAACGCGCCGCCGGAAGAGACATTATGGGAGATGGATGA
- a CDS encoding 4Fe-4S binding protein: MKAIIDESKCTGCKLCIEACPFGAITVNKTARVDETKCNGCGRCVPACPVTAITMR, encoded by the coding sequence ATGAAGGCGATCATCGACGAATCGAAATGCACCGGCTGCAAACTCTGTATCGAAGCTTGCCCATTTGGAGCGATTACAGTAAATAAAACCGCCCGCGTGGACGAAACGAAATGCAATGGCTGCGGTCGATGCGTTCCGGCTTGCCCCGTGACCGCTATCACAATGAGGTGA
- a CDS encoding T9SS type A sorting domain-containing protein → MKKMMFVAMAIVFAAGALSAYVAADYMPLTVGNYWVYSDSSEVGLDSSRTDIAGTSIWEGTPCFIMENIDYEYSEIETSFVYFDSGSLWIVQYDSEEGDHFLVLFLPAVFDIGSTWDVIYMDTSWTEDPYEYFYTIHSSAVLEAVENVVTPAGLFMNCLKISQSGYFRMTVLMDGTPIYSDSSDLDINYIWIGEDAGVVKDYTFDTEDSTESVSLLIRSNLTGIDEAILPSVNAIAAFPNPFNAAVTIDVPENTEEIEVYDAMGKLVDTVPVDFGQARWNPSRETAAGMYLVKAKSGGRFVSKKIVFLK, encoded by the coding sequence ATGAAAAAGATGATGTTTGTTGCGATGGCGATAGTTTTCGCCGCCGGAGCACTATCCGCTTATGTGGCAGCGGATTATATGCCGCTCACAGTCGGAAATTATTGGGTTTATTCAGATTCGTCGGAGGTCGGTTTGGACTCATCGAGAACGGATATCGCCGGAACATCGATATGGGAAGGAACACCGTGTTTCATAATGGAGAATATCGATTACGAGTATTCCGAGATCGAAACATCTTTTGTCTACTTCGATTCCGGAAGCTTGTGGATAGTCCAGTATGATTCGGAAGAAGGCGATCATTTCTTGGTTCTCTTCCTTCCGGCGGTTTTCGACATCGGATCGACCTGGGATGTAATATATATGGACACGAGCTGGACAGAAGATCCGTATGAATATTTTTACACTATTCATTCGTCCGCTGTCCTCGAAGCGGTCGAAAATGTGGTTACTCCGGCAGGTTTGTTCATGAACTGCCTGAAAATATCGCAAAGTGGGTATTTCAGAATGACCGTTCTAATGGACGGAACACCGATTTATTCGGATTCTTCGGACCTCGATATCAACTATATCTGGATTGGCGAGGATGCCGGTGTAGTCAAAGATTATACTTTCGACACCGAAGACAGCACCGAGTCTGTATCGCTATTGATACGGTCGAACCTCACCGGTATCGACGAAGCAATTTTGCCATCGGTAAATGCGATAGCCGCGTTCCCAAATCCGTTCAATGCTGCGGTGACTATCGATGTCCCCGAAAACACCGAGGAAATCGAAGTTTACGACGCTATGGGAAAACTCGTCGATACCGTTCCCGTCGATTTCGGACAAGCAAGATGGAATCCATCGAGAGAGACCGCTGCGGGTATGTATTTAGTCAAGGCTAAGTCCGGCGGTCGTTTTGTTTCTAAGAAAATCGTATTTCTAAAATAG
- a CDS encoding DNA alkylation repair protein has protein sequence MADFNKIADEIKAELEAIAEPEYRERLKGFFREEINPIGVRAKFIHEVAARQWLNIKAEPKDRIFELCEVLLKYRIAEMTSVALDLAWKIRRKYEPDDFELFQRWLDEYVDNWGACDNICCRNIGYMIFENRELIGALYNWTRSKNRWRKRASAVSLIYSNKRGENIDEAFEIANILMDDEDDLVRKGYGWMLKVVGEKRPKRVFDFVTASVARMPRVAFRYAIEKLPPEMKKRAMKIK, from the coding sequence ATGGCCGATTTCAATAAAATCGCCGATGAAATAAAGGCCGAACTCGAAGCCATAGCCGAGCCGGAATACCGCGAACGCCTTAAAGGCTTTTTCCGCGAGGAAATTAATCCTATCGGCGTGCGAGCGAAGTTCATTCACGAGGTGGCGGCGCGGCAATGGCTAAATATCAAGGCCGAGCCAAAAGACCGAATTTTCGAGCTTTGCGAGGTTCTTTTAAAATATCGAATAGCCGAAATGACTTCCGTGGCACTCGATTTAGCGTGGAAAATCCGCCGAAAATATGAGCCGGACGATTTCGAATTATTCCAGCGGTGGCTCGACGAATATGTCGATAATTGGGGCGCGTGTGACAATATCTGTTGTCGAAATATTGGATATATGATATTCGAAAACCGCGAGCTTATCGGAGCGCTATATAATTGGACGCGCTCCAAAAACCGTTGGCGCAAAAGAGCCTCCGCCGTTTCGTTGATATATTCCAACAAGCGCGGCGAAAATATCGACGAGGCATTCGAGATCGCAAATATTCTCATGGACGACGAAGACGACCTCGTGCGAAAAGGCTATGGATGGATGCTCAAGGTCGTCGGCGAAAAACGCCCGAAGCGCGTGTTCGATTTCGTCACGGCAAGTGTCGCGAGGATGCCGCGTGTCGCGTTCAGATACGCTATCGAAAAATTACCGCCTGAAATGAAAAAAAGGGCGATGAAAATAAAATAA
- a CDS encoding V-type ATP synthase subunit A, with product MSEEKIGRVVKVSGPLVVAENMTGAKMYDVVRVSEQGLIGEIIELKGDLASIQVYEETSGMGPGEPVHLTGSPLSVELGPGLLTSIYDGIQRPLDDIVEMAGDFIPRGVVTDKLPRNIKWDFKPTVKPGDKLIAGDIIGTVQETSIIEHKIMLPPGISGEVVSIESGEFNIEEDICVVRGDDGIEQKIKMFHRWPVRHSRPFKKKHLPRMPLTTGQRVIDTFFPVGKGGTACVPGPFGSGKTVIQHQLAKWADADIIVYVGCGERGNEMTDVLNEFPELKDPKTGEPLMKRTVLIANTSNMPVAAREASVYTGITIAEYFRDMGYSVAVMADSTSRWAEAMREISGRLEEMPGDEGYPAYLARRIAEFYERSGWVDTLGSDERVGALTVVGAVSPPGGDLADPVVQATLRVVRVFWSLEAELAYQRHYPAISWLNSYSLYGDVFDEYYRENVSPEFPDNRIKAMAILQTEADLQEIVKLVGAEALDPPDRLTLDSAQSIREDFLQQHAFHKVDTFCSIEKQNLMLTAILLFETEARKALDAGADFKAIDEHHIREEIARMKRIPESEAIARIESIIERIPKELGELAK from the coding sequence ATGTCTGAAGAGAAAATCGGGCGCGTCGTAAAAGTCTCCGGCCCGCTCGTAGTCGCCGAAAATATGACCGGCGCAAAGATGTACGATGTCGTGCGCGTGTCCGAACAAGGGCTTATCGGTGAAATTATCGAGCTAAAAGGCGACCTTGCCTCTATTCAGGTTTATGAGGAAACCAGTGGCATGGGCCCCGGCGAGCCGGTTCACCTTACAGGCTCACCCCTTTCCGTCGAGCTTGGCCCCGGACTTCTGACATCGATTTACGACGGAATCCAACGCCCGCTCGACGATATCGTCGAGATGGCCGGCGATTTCATCCCTCGCGGAGTTGTCACAGACAAGCTTCCACGAAATATTAAATGGGATTTCAAACCGACCGTGAAGCCCGGCGATAAGCTCATCGCGGGCGATATTATCGGCACGGTGCAGGAAACATCGATCATCGAACATAAGATCATGCTTCCGCCCGGGATTTCCGGCGAGGTCGTTTCTATCGAATCCGGTGAATTCAATATCGAAGAGGATATTTGCGTCGTTCGTGGCGACGACGGCATCGAGCAGAAAATAAAGATGTTCCACCGCTGGCCCGTTCGTCATTCGAGGCCATTCAAAAAAAAGCATCTACCGAGGATGCCGCTGACGACCGGACAGCGCGTAATCGATACATTCTTCCCTGTCGGAAAGGGCGGGACGGCATGCGTTCCCGGACCGTTCGGCAGCGGAAAAACCGTGATTCAGCACCAGTTGGCCAAGTGGGCCGATGCGGATATCATCGTCTATGTCGGCTGCGGCGAGCGTGGCAACGAAATGACCGATGTCCTCAATGAATTCCCAGAACTCAAAGACCCGAAAACGGGCGAACCGCTCATGAAACGCACCGTTCTCATCGCGAACACATCGAACATGCCGGTCGCAGCGCGCGAGGCCTCGGTCTATACCGGGATTACCATCGCCGAATATTTCCGCGATATGGGCTATTCAGTTGCGGTAATGGCAGACTCGACAAGCCGATGGGCTGAGGCAATGCGTGAGATTTCCGGGCGGCTCGAGGAGATGCCCGGCGACGAAGGCTATCCGGCATATTTGGCGCGGCGAATCGCGGAGTTTTACGAGCGATCCGGCTGGGTCGATACACTCGGCTCCGATGAGCGCGTCGGAGCGCTTACTGTTGTCGGCGCGGTGTCGCCTCCGGGCGGCGATTTGGCCGACCCGGTTGTGCAGGCGACGCTCCGCGTTGTCCGCGTGTTCTGGAGCCTCGAAGCCGAATTGGCATATCAGCGCCATTACCCGGCGATTTCATGGCTGAATAGCTACTCGCTTTATGGCGATGTTTTCGACGAGTATTATCGCGAGAATGTTTCCCCGGAATTCCCCGATAACCGTATCAAGGCTATGGCGATACTCCAAACTGAAGCCGACCTTCAGGAAATAGTTAAACTCGTGGGCGCGGAGGCCCTCGACCCACCTGACCGCCTCACGCTCGACTCCGCACAGTCCATACGCGAGGATTTCTTGCAACAACACGCCTTCCACAAAGTGGACACCTTCTGTTCCATCGAAAAACAGAACCTTATGCTAACGGCGATTCTTCTTTTTGAGACCGAGGCTCGCAAAGCGCTGGATGCCGGCGCGGATTTCAAGGCTATCGACGAGCATCATATCCGCGAGGAGATTGCGCGGATGAAGCGAATTCCGGAGTCGGAGGCGATTGCGCGCATCGAATCGATAATCGAGCGCATCCCGAAAGAGCTTGGCGAATTGGCGAAATAA
- a CDS encoding V-type ATP synthase subunit B, whose product MLKEYRTITEVAGPLLVVEGIEGATFEELVEITLPDGEKRRGKVLEVNRDKAIIQLFEGTTGVDVYGSRVRFLGRGIELGVSEDMLGRIFDGLGRPIDDGPEILPEKRLDINGAPINPYAREFPDEFIQTGVSAIDGLNTLVRGQKLPIFSASGLPHNMLAAQIARQAKVLGTEEKFGVVFGAMGITFEEAEFFRREFERTGALERAVLYLNLANDPAIERISTPRIALTTAEYLAFEKGMHILVIITDMTNYCEALREVSASRKEIPGRRGFPGYLYTDLATLYERAGRIKGRDGSITLIPVLTMPEDDKTHPIPDLTGYITEGQIYLSRSLLKKGITPPIDALPSLSRLRQKGVGPGKTREDHDDLFNQLYAAYARGKQSQELAVILGEAALSDLDKIYLEFASNFEERYIGQGYNSNRTIEETLDLSWELLSKFPRRELKKIDEKLIEKYLK is encoded by the coding sequence ATGCTAAAAGAATACAGAACAATTACCGAGGTCGCGGGGCCGCTGCTGGTTGTCGAGGGGATCGAGGGCGCGACATTCGAGGAGCTGGTCGAGATCACGCTTCCCGACGGCGAAAAGCGGCGCGGTAAGGTGCTCGAGGTCAACCGCGACAAGGCGATAATCCAACTTTTCGAGGGCACCACAGGCGTCGATGTCTATGGCTCGCGCGTGAGATTTCTTGGGCGCGGGATCGAGCTGGGCGTTTCCGAAGACATGCTCGGACGCATTTTCGATGGCCTCGGGCGGCCTATCGACGACGGCCCGGAGATTTTACCCGAAAAGCGCCTCGACATCAATGGCGCGCCGATAAACCCATACGCGCGCGAGTTCCCCGATGAGTTTATCCAGACGGGCGTGTCGGCCATCGATGGCTTGAATACTCTGGTTCGCGGGCAGAAATTGCCGATATTCTCGGCCTCGGGATTACCACACAATATGCTCGCGGCTCAGATCGCGCGGCAGGCAAAGGTGCTCGGCACTGAGGAGAAATTCGGTGTGGTGTTCGGCGCGATGGGAATCACCTTCGAGGAGGCGGAATTTTTCCGTCGGGAGTTCGAGCGCACTGGCGCCTTGGAGCGCGCGGTGCTGTATTTAAATCTGGCGAACGACCCGGCAATCGAGCGAATCTCGACGCCGCGAATCGCGTTGACGACTGCGGAATACCTTGCGTTCGAGAAGGGGATGCACATCCTCGTGATCATCACAGATATGACGAATTATTGTGAGGCTCTCAGGGAGGTTTCAGCATCGCGCAAGGAGATTCCCGGCCGGCGTGGCTTCCCCGGCTATCTATACACCGACCTTGCCACACTTTATGAACGCGCCGGCAGAATCAAGGGCCGCGACGGCTCGATCACGCTGATCCCCGTTCTCACGATGCCCGAAGACGACAAGACACACCCAATTCCCGACCTTACGGGCTATATCACGGAGGGCCAAATATACCTATCGCGCTCGCTCCTTAAAAAGGGCATTACACCGCCAATAGATGCACTCCCAAGCCTCTCACGTCTTCGCCAGAAAGGCGTCGGCCCCGGCAAAACCCGTGAAGACCACGATGATCTTTTCAATCAATTGTATGCGGCTTATGCTCGAGGCAAACAGTCGCAGGAACTTGCTGTGATTCTTGGCGAGGCAGCTCTTTCTGACCTCGATAAAATATATCTCGAATTCGCCTCGAATTTCGAGGAGCGATATATCGGGCAAGGATACAATAGCAACCGCACAATAGAGGAAACTCTCGATCTTTCATGGGAGCTTTTATCTAAATTCCCACGCAGAGAACTGAAGAAAATCGATGAAAAATTAATAGAAAAATACTTGAAATAG
- a CDS encoding pyridoxal phosphate-dependent aminotransferase: protein MTITSKRAKKVPPSPIRKLMPFATAAQQLGKKIYKINIGQPDIETPMSFWNAIHQYPSKVLAYGDARGLHDYSVELIKYYASAGIDIEADNLVVTTGGSESIVFAMMTIADPGDEIIVFEPFYPNYNGYSAMAGVNLIPIATSADDGYHLPTRSAIEEKITPKTRAILICSPNNPTGTVLTHAEIETIADIAQKHDLFVISDEVYREFIYEGEHTSIMHIPSLADRAILLDSISKRFSACGARVGCLICKNKEVSDAVWRLAQARLCPPTLEQIGATAVLKELDNKYFLDMKNEYCHRRNAAFEEVSKIDGAFCKKPSGAFYMMVTLPIKDIEVFAKWMLTDFDSNGETTMIAPGPGFYGTPGRGSNEARLAYVLREEDLRRAIQILAKGIKAFNNK, encoded by the coding sequence ATGACAATAACAAGTAAAAGAGCCAAGAAAGTCCCGCCCTCGCCAATCAGAAAACTTATGCCTTTTGCGACTGCGGCTCAACAATTAGGGAAGAAAATCTATAAAATTAACATCGGTCAACCAGATATCGAAACCCCGATGTCTTTTTGGAACGCTATCCATCAATATCCTTCGAAGGTTCTCGCCTATGGCGACGCTCGCGGCCTTCACGATTATTCTGTCGAGCTTATAAAGTATTATGCCTCGGCGGGTATCGACATCGAAGCGGACAACCTAGTAGTCACCACTGGTGGCAGCGAATCTATCGTTTTTGCGATGATGACTATCGCCGATCCCGGCGACGAGATAATTGTCTTCGAACCGTTTTATCCGAACTACAACGGCTATTCTGCCATGGCCGGAGTAAACCTCATACCCATCGCGACCAGCGCCGATGATGGCTATCATCTTCCGACAAGAAGCGCTATCGAAGAAAAGATTACCCCAAAAACACGCGCTATACTTATTTGTTCACCAAACAACCCTACCGGCACAGTCCTCACGCACGCCGAAATAGAGACCATTGCAGACATCGCCCAGAAACACGACCTGTTCGTCATATCCGACGAGGTATATCGTGAATTTATATATGAGGGGGAGCATACAAGCATCATGCACATTCCCTCACTTGCCGACCGAGCCATTCTCCTCGACTCGATAAGCAAGCGTTTTTCCGCTTGCGGTGCGCGAGTTGGATGTCTAATATGTAAAAATAAAGAGGTTAGCGATGCTGTATGGCGTCTCGCACAGGCGCGCCTATGCCCGCCAACCCTCGAACAAATCGGCGCAACAGCTGTCCTCAAAGAGCTCGATAATAAATACTTTCTCGACATGAAAAATGAATACTGTCACCGCAGAAACGCCGCTTTCGAGGAGGTCTCAAAAATCGATGGCGCATTCTGTAAAAAACCCAGTGGTGCTTTTTACATGATGGTTACCCTTCCGATCAAAGACATCGAGGTCTTCGCTAAATGGATGCTCACTGATTTCGACTCAAATGGTGAAACAACCATGATTGCGCCGGGACCGGGTTTCTATGGCACACCCGGTCGGGGCTCTAATGAGGCAAGGTTGGCATATGTCCTGCGGGAAGAAGACTTAAGGAGGGCTATACAGATATTAGCTAAGGGTATAAAAGCTTTTAACAATAAGTAA
- a CDS encoding dTDP-4-dehydrorhamnose 3,5-epimerase family protein has translation MINEVQVKQLKVIPDSRGRLTEILRNDDDIFDQFGQVYITTTLPDVVKAWHFHRKQTDNFACVHGTIQVALFDSRQNSPTYGEINEFFVGVHKPLLISVPPGVYHGWKCVGLEEAIIVNIPTKAYDYKNPDEERLDWNDPSIPYDWTKRNG, from the coding sequence ATGATCAATGAAGTTCAAGTTAAGCAATTAAAAGTTATTCCCGATTCGCGCGGAAGGCTTACGGAAATACTTCGCAACGACGACGATATATTCGATCAATTCGGTCAAGTGTATATAACAACTACTCTGCCTGATGTTGTTAAGGCCTGGCATTTCCACCGCAAACAAACAGACAATTTTGCTTGCGTGCATGGCACAATTCAGGTAGCGCTTTTCGATTCCCGCCAAAATTCGCCAACTTATGGCGAAATTAACGAATTCTTCGTCGGCGTGCATAAACCGCTCTTGATCTCGGTGCCTCCGGGGGTATATCACGGATGGAAATGTGTCGGCCTCGAAGAGGCAATCATCGTGAATATACCGACCAAGGCCTATGATTACAAAAACCCAGATGAAGAACGGCTTGACTGGAACGACCCATCGATACCCTATGATTGGACCAAGCGCAACGGCTAA
- the rfbB gene encoding dTDP-glucose 4,6-dehydratase, giving the protein MIGPSATAKKDRTPLENKILITGGAGFIGSNFVKLLLKNSDYDEILILDKLTYAGNLDNLQGALNNERVRFFKGDIADPDDVERALENCRHVINFAAETHVDRSLAESNPFIRSNILGVHTLMEKARDFPLEKFIHISTDEVYGPIMEGSAHENSPLNPSSPYSASKVAGDALCNAYRVTWNVPTITIRPTNNYGPNQFPEKLIPFFVKRALNGQTLPIYGEGDQLRDWLFVEDSCRAIKLVLDHGEIGEIYNIGADCHKKNIEIAHTLLQILALPDDRIEHVDDRLGHDFRYAVDSTKIRNLGWKSEIGFEEGFEKTVKFFRDKFGGEV; this is encoded by the coding sequence ATGATTGGACCAAGCGCAACGGCTAAAAAGGATCGGACACCATTGGAAAATAAAATTCTCATCACAGGCGGAGCGGGTTTTATCGGCTCGAATTTCGTTAAATTATTGCTTAAAAATAGCGATTACGACGAAATCCTTATCTTAGATAAACTTACATATGCCGGAAATCTCGACAATCTCCAAGGTGCGCTGAACAACGAGCGCGTCCGCTTTTTTAAAGGGGACATCGCCGATCCCGACGATGTCGAACGAGCACTCGAAAACTGTCGCCATGTGATCAATTTCGCCGCAGAAACACATGTCGATAGATCGTTGGCGGAATCGAATCCCTTTATAAGATCGAACATTTTAGGTGTTCACACACTTATGGAAAAAGCACGCGATTTTCCACTGGAAAAATTCATCCACATAAGCACCGATGAGGTTTATGGCCCTATCATGGAGGGCTCAGCTCATGAAAATTCACCCCTCAACCCCTCATCGCCATATTCAGCGAGTAAGGTTGCAGGGGATGCCCTATGCAACGCTTATCGCGTTACATGGAATGTCCCTACTATAACAATCAGGCCGACAAACAACTATGGACCGAACCAATTCCCGGAAAAACTCATTCCCTTCTTCGTAAAAAGGGCTTTAAATGGACAGACACTTCCTATTTACGGCGAGGGCGACCAGCTTCGTGATTGGCTCTTTGTCGAGGATAGCTGTAGAGCAATCAAACTGGTGCTCGACCACGGTGAGATAGGCGAAATCTACAACATCGGCGCCGATTGCCACAAAAAAAATATCGAGATCGCGCACACATTGCTCCAAATCCTGGCTCTTCCAGATGACAGGATCGAGCATGTCGATGATCGCCTCGGTCACGATTTCCGTTATGCTGTTGACTCGACAAAAATAAGAAACCTCGGCTGGAAATCAGAGATAGGTTTTGAGGAAGGCTTCGAAAAGACAGTCAAGTTCTTCCGGGATAAATTCGGAGGTGAAGTTTGA
- a CDS encoding polysaccharide export protein has protein sequence MRKYIIVLLAFSVFSISTGLAQSMQSGLGLPTMETSGRSVRGATLSLEEKLKELDKKKTNLKNLIEYIPIEGTVDEEKYIVGPGDHFTLSIVGGVEEEYQITVGADGTIILPYTVGVSVGDKSLASAKKAIISSLAKVIQENDISVSLTATRLFLVNVVGMVNLPGDQTVSPAQRVFSAIELAGGKLQNGNFSRVKLIRNGLEKSLDLTRFLYEGDLSQNPHLLDGDIIVVPGADISQPSVFIFGAGYSGTVTNIYEDESPMSLIKRVGADRELIDLADIGLIRKGELYSINLFDNPETPMFSGDSIYFKLLPDSVYVGGKVVGGGSKQYIAGASYVTYIAMAGGLSLEGSLSRVKIIRNGKKLRPNKAGMIRRGDAILIGTSPWYVANEAFKSLGSIGTFASAVYVIGFRD, from the coding sequence TTGAGGAAATATATTATCGTTTTATTGGCATTTTCAGTTTTCTCGATCTCCACCGGACTTGCCCAATCCATGCAAAGCGGCCTTGGACTCCCCACGATGGAAACCTCGGGAAGAAGCGTCCGCGGAGCTACACTATCCCTCGAAGAAAAACTTAAAGAACTCGATAAGAAAAAAACCAACCTCAAAAATCTTATCGAATATATTCCAATCGAGGGAACAGTTGACGAGGAAAAATACATCGTCGGTCCGGGCGATCACTTCACTCTTAGCATTGTCGGTGGAGTCGAAGAGGAATATCAAATAACCGTCGGTGCCGATGGAACGATCATTCTGCCCTACACCGTGGGCGTTTCGGTGGGAGATAAATCTCTAGCTTCAGCCAAAAAAGCCATAATATCCAGCCTAGCTAAGGTTATACAGGAAAACGACATCAGTGTATCCTTGACAGCTACTAGATTATTTTTAGTGAATGTCGTGGGTATGGTTAATCTTCCGGGTGACCAGACTGTTAGTCCTGCACAGCGGGTGTTTTCCGCAATAGAACTTGCCGGAGGTAAGCTTCAGAATGGTAATTTCAGTCGCGTCAAACTCATACGCAACGGCCTCGAAAAGAGCCTCGATCTTACGAGGTTTCTTTATGAGGGCGATCTCTCGCAAAATCCACATCTTCTGGATGGCGATATTATTGTCGTCCCGGGCGCGGATATAAGCCAGCCCTCGGTTTTTATCTTTGGGGCAGGTTATTCCGGAACAGTTACCAATATCTATGAAGACGAAAGCCCTATGAGCCTTATCAAAAGAGTCGGCGCTGACCGCGAACTTATCGACCTTGCTGATATCGGCCTCATTCGAAAAGGCGAACTCTACTCCATTAATCTATTCGATAATCCTGAGACACCGATGTTTTCCGGTGACAGTATCTATTTTAAGCTCCTCCCCGATTCAGTGTATGTCGGCGGTAAGGTTGTCGGCGGGGGTTCGAAACAATATATCGCCGGCGCAAGTTATGTAACCTATATAGCAATGGCCGGGGGATTATCGCTCGAAGGCTCTTTGAGCAGAGTTAAAATTATCCGTAATGGGAAAAAGCTCAGACCGAATAAGGCTGGCATGATTCGCCGTGGCGATGCAATATTGATTGGAACATCACCATGGTATGTTGCGAATGAAGCATTTAAGAGCCTAGGTTCCATCGGAACCTTTGCTTCGGCTGTTTATGTAATAGGTTTCAGGGATTAA